TCGCGCAAGGCCCGCACCATCACGAGGCTGACGGGCAAAGTGGCATTGACGCCCTCTTTCCCGGTCGAGGTCTTGATGAAATCGGCCCCCGCCTGCATCGCAACCATTGACGCCGCATAGACATTCCTGAGCGTTTGCAGATCACCCGTGGCAAGGATCGCCTTCAGATGCGCCGGCCCGCAGGCCGAACGCATGGCCGCGATCTCGTCATAAAGCGCCGCCCAGTTGCCGGTCAGCACATATTCGCGGGTGATGACAATGTCGATCTCATCGGCGCCCTCGGCCACCGCATAGCGGATTTCTTCCAGCCGCAAATGGAGCGGCATCAGCCCGGCGGGAAAGCCAGTTGCAACTGAGGCGACCGGGATCCCGCTGCCCTGCAGCGCCTTTGCCGCATGGCCCACCATGGTCGGATAGACGCAGACTGCGCCAGTGGTGAGCCCGAGATCCGCGATCCCCAACCCCTCGGTGATATGGGCGGCCAGCGGCTGGCGGGCTTTGGCGCAAAGACGGCGCACCCGCGCCGCAGTATCGTCGCCGGCGAGCGTCGTCAGGTCGATGCAGCGGATCGCATTGATCAGCCAGGCCGCCTGATACTCTTTCTTGACCGTGCGGCGCGCGCCCAGCGACGCGGCCCGGCGCTCTGTGGCAGAGCGATTGACCCCGTGGCCTTCGAACATTGCGATCTCAAGCGGCATGCCCGGATTGCGCGGGTCATTCGCCAGATCCTGCGGGCCGCGGGGCGCAGAGTGACCTGCGGCGGGGTCAAAGGTCATAGGCATGCTCCAATACCCTGGTCGCGCTGGCCCCAACGCCGCCGCACCTATATTGCCATAAAGCGTGAGATTGCTCCCGGACGCAGCCCCGGCAGATCTCCGGAGGGTGGTCTGCGCCCATCGGGTCAGGCGCCTTGCACGTCCGAAAATCCGCCTCCTGCGCCAGTTTGACGAACCTTCGGTCAAAACTCACGAAACCATCACATTGCGCCGATTTTCCCAGATGCAGCGCATCGGCGAAATCCATGCCCTGTTCGGCCCGGTCCAGCGCATCTGCCACGATCACCGCATCCTCGATGGTCACGGTCGCAAGCCCGCCAAAGGCGCGGAGCGCGCGCGCCACGTCGGCCGGTTTGTAGCCGTAAGCGCTGCGCAGCACCCATTCGGTTTCCAGGATGACCGTCACCGCGACGAAAATTGCCTGGCCGTTGACCAGGGTCCGGGCGCGCGGCGACTGGTCGGGGTGATCGCCGGTCAGGTAGCGCACCACCACATTCGTATCAATCGCGATCATGACGCCGCCGGGCTTCGGCCAGCACGGCCGCATCCATCTCTTCAACCGATTTCGGATCGCCGCGATGAGGCAGCAGGGCAAAGACATCCTCGGGCTTTGTTGCGGCAAAGGTCGGCGCGCGTTTCAGAAGCACCCCCTCTGCCGTCTCTTCGACGATGAGCCGGGTGCCAACCTCCCAGTCCCGCCGCTGCCGGATGGCCTTGGGCAGGATAATCTGGCCTTTGGTCGAAAGGGTCGTGGTCACAGAGGGGGGCCGGGGCATGAGCAAAGCTCCAATGTAAGACAAAGGTAAGATAACAGTTCCGCCCCGTCTTTCAACCATGCCGGACAGGGCCAGTTTTCCCTCCCCGGTGATTGAGCGCGTGACGACCAAAGCAGGTACCGGCCCGGCGTAGAGCGTTCTGACCTGCCTGACGAATCGCAACTTTGATCCGGCGGCCAGCGACGCCGGGAATGCTACAAGATATTGATACAGGTCAGGATGACCAACCGGGCTGTTTTCGTTACATTTCGGCCACATGACGGCCGCGGACTACATTTTATCCACAAGCTGGCCCGGGAAGGCACTACCAGGTGTAGAATTTTCTTGCGTGACGCCCATTCCTGGCGCATTTCTCTTTGTAGCGCAGAAATGCAAGAATTTCGGATTTTTGCGCTACAGACATCACGAGCATCCCTGTACAGGGGGCAGAGCACAGAGAAACTGTGCCGCACAGGATAAATGAGGGCTGCATGACAGCAGAGCGTGTATTCGCAGAGCTCCAGGGCGATGCAGCAACCTTGCACGATTCCATCCGCCAGCATCTGGAGCGCAATTTTGCGCCGGATGCACGGAAATATCTGCGCAGCTTTTCCTCGGGAGAAGCTGCCGATTTTCTTGGCCTCGCCCCCGGACATCTGCGCAAGCTGCATGCCGAAGACAAGATCCCGGATGTGGCGCTCGATGAACGCGGCCGCAGGCTTTACACGGCAGAGGATCTCGGGCTGATCCGCCTCGCGCTGGCGCGCACCACCCGGGACCCTTCGCTTTACCTGCGCGGCCGGGTCGGGCAGGAGCCCGTGCAGATCCTGTCCTGTGTCTCCTTCAAGGGGGGTCGGCCAAGACGACTTCCGCGGCCTATCTCAGCCAGTGGTTCGCGCTGCATGGCTACCGGGTGCTCGTGATCGATATGGACCCCCAGGCCTCACTGTCTTCGATGACCGGCCTGCGCCCCGAGATCGATTTCTCGCATCAGGGCACGATCTATGACGCGATCCGCTATACCGACCCGCTGCCGATGGAGGAGGTCATTCGCAAGACCTATTTCCACGGGCTCGACATCGCTGCGGGCGGGCTGATCCTGTCGGAATATGAAACCGAGACCCCCTATGCGCTGCGCCAGGGCTCGGAGCCGCCGTTTTACCTGCGCCTGCGCGAGGCGATCCAATCGGTCGAGGCAAATTACGACCTCGTCTTCATTGACTGCCCGCCGCAGCTGGGCTTCCTGACCTTGTCTTCGCTGGTGGCCTCATCGTCGATCCTGATCCCGGTGGTGCCGAATTTCATCGACGTGGCATCGCTGGCGCAGTTTCTGACCATGGCAGCCTCGCTCCTTGACACGATCCGGGACGCGGGCATGACGCTGGATTACGATTTCCTGCGATACCTGGTGTCGCGGTTCGAACCCTCGGACGGGCCACAGGCCCAGGTCGCCGGGCTTTTGCGCGCGAATTTCGGGAAACGGGTGATGACCGAGACTTTCCTGAAATCCACCGCCATCTCGGATGCCGGGCTGACGCATCAGACCTTGTTCGAGGTCGGGCGCGGCAGCATGAACCGCAATACCTATGACCGCGCGATGGAATCCGTGAATGCGGTCGCGCGCGAGCTGGAGCAAGACATCCACAGAGCCTGGGGAAGGACCTGACATGGCCCGCAAGAACATGTTCGAAGGCATCTCCCCTGCCCCGCGCCCTGCCGGGGTGGCCGAGCCCGCCAAGATGCCCGAGGTCTTTCAGGCCAGCGGCCCGATTGCGGCGATCCGCAATGACCTGCGCAGCATCGGCAGCCGTTCGGTCCAGGAGATTGATCCGGCCCAGATCGAAGATACCGGCCTCAGGGACCGGCTTGGCGATCTGGGCGAAGACATTCTGGAACTGCGCGAGAGCATTGCGAAACACGGGCAGCAGGTGCCGATCCTGCTGCGTCCGCATCCAAAGCTCAGCGGCCGCTATCAGGTGGTCTATGGCCGGCGCCGTCTGGCGGCGATCCGGGGTCTTGACCTTCCCGTCAAGGCGCTGATCCGCACGCTCTCGGATGAAGAGGCGGTGCTGGCTCAGGGCCAGGAAAACAACCTGAGGAAGGATCCCTCGTTCATTGAAAAGGCGCTGTTTGCCGGCGACCTTGAAGAGGCCGGCTATGAGGCCCGCGTGATCCAGGACGCGCTGAATGTCAGTCGCAGCCATACCTCGCATATGCGCAAAGTGCGCGAAGCGCTGCCGCGTGAAGTGATCGAGCGGATTGGCGCGGCGCCCTCGGTGGGCTGGAAACGCTGGTATGATCTGGCCTTGCGGATCCTCGAAGGGCAGATCGCGGCGGGCTCGGTCCACCCTGCCCCATTTGCCCCGGAGCTGACCTCGGATCAGCGCTTTGAGGCCTGGGTCAGGGCGATCCCGTCGGCCGCGCGGCCGGAAAAAGCAGCCGCTGCCGACAGTGCCGCCCCTATCCTCGCCCGTGACGGGACAGAGCTGGGCTC
The Gemmobacter sp. 24YEA27 DNA segment above includes these coding regions:
- the repB gene encoding plasmid partitioning protein RepB, giving the protein MARKNMFEGISPAPRPAGVAEPAKMPEVFQASGPIAAIRNDLRSIGSRSVQEIDPAQIEDTGLRDRLGDLGEDILELRESIAKHGQQVPILLRPHPKLSGRYQVVYGRRRLAAIRGLDLPVKALIRTLSDEEAVLAQGQENNLRKDPSFIEKALFAGDLEEAGYEARVIQDALNVSRSHTSHMRKVREALPREVIERIGAAPSVGWKRWYDLALRILEGQIAAGSVHPAPFAPELTSDQRFEAWVRAIPSAARPEKAAAADSAAPILARDGTELGSVRLQRARMSFEATAGNAGFAAWLHDEAQDLLPRLHEEFLAARAKRS
- the deoC gene encoding deoxyribose-phosphate aldolase, whose product is MPLEIAMFEGHGVNRSATERRAASLGARRTVKKEYQAAWLINAIRCIDLTTLAGDDTAARVRRLCAKARQPLAAHITEGLGIADLGLTTGAVCVYPTMVGHAAKALQGSGIPVASVATGFPAGLMPLHLRLEEIRYAVAEGADEIDIVITREYVLTGNWAALYDEIAAMRSACGPAHLKAILATGDLQTLRNVYAASMVAMQAGADFIKTSTGKEGVNATLPVSLVMVRALRDYLDATGHRIGFKPAGGMKLAKDALSWQILMREEMGRDWLMPHLFRLGASSMLGDIERQLEHHVTGRYSSASRLALA
- a CDS encoding AbrB/MazE/SpoVT family DNA-binding domain-containing protein; amino-acid sequence: MTTTLSTKGQIILPKAIRQRRDWEVGTRLIVEETAEGVLLKRAPTFAATKPEDVFALLPHRGDPKSVEEMDAAVLAEARRRHDRD
- a CDS encoding type II toxin-antitoxin system VapC family toxin, coding for MIAIDTNVVVRYLTGDHPDQSPRARTLVNGQAIFVAVTVILETEWVLRSAYGYKPADVARALRAFGGLATVTIEDAVIVADALDRAEQGMDFADALHLGKSAQCDGFVSFDRRFVKLAQEADFRTCKAPDPMGADHPPEICRGCVREQSHALWQYRCGGVGASATRVLEHAYDL
- the repA gene encoding plasmid partitioning protein RepA; its protein translation is MHGYRVLVIDMDPQASLSSMTGLRPEIDFSHQGTIYDAIRYTDPLPMEEVIRKTYFHGLDIAAGGLILSEYETETPYALRQGSEPPFYLRLREAIQSVEANYDLVFIDCPPQLGFLTLSSLVASSSILIPVVPNFIDVASLAQFLTMAASLLDTIRDAGMTLDYDFLRYLVSRFEPSDGPQAQVAGLLRANFGKRVMTETFLKSTAISDAGLTHQTLFEVGRGSMNRNTYDRAMESVNAVARELEQDIHRAWGRT